In one window of Tachypleus tridentatus isolate NWPU-2018 chromosome 2, ASM421037v1, whole genome shotgun sequence DNA:
- the LOC143244140 gene encoding rhomboid-related protein 2-like isoform X2, producing the protein MHVNTDKSWQTQPSRSTNKDHHNVEMDRVWRSIFEKYDSDNDGWIPLDELKVLLQSDASEIGDDFPEGVLDEILERADWDNNRMLSYKEFLQMVHTMELGSARPKFQRLVKILAMTVVPKSERATTVRKYLQQYSCMPPPLFMIIASLGELGVFIYYCVKLKELSASLPVPIDSSLIYNPYRRKEAWRFITYMLVHAGAVHIFFNIMIQLLLGVPLEMVHKWWRVGLLYFAGGLAGSLASSLSDPDTYLAGASGGVYALIAAHLANVIINFKEMEFAWLRLVTLFVFSGSDIGIALYYRYYGKEESRTSYASHFGGALAGLLLGVITLKNLKIYSWEKKLGWVMFSIYVGLLVFAILWNVFYYNYFPMQDSTK; encoded by the exons TACGATTCAGATAATGATGGGTGGATACCACTGGATGAACTGAAGGTACTTCTTCAGTCAGATGCATCCGAGATCGGCGATGATTTTCCCGAAGGGGTCCTTGATGAGATACTAGAAAGAGCTGATTGGGATAATAATCGAATGCTGAGCTACAAGGAGTTTCTCCAAATG GTTCATACAATGGAATTGGGTTCAGCTAGACCAAAGTTCCAGAGACTTGTTAAAATTCTGGCAATGACTGTAGTACCAAAATCGGAACGAGCCACCACGGTGAGAAAATACTTGCAGCAGTATAGCTGTATGCCTCCTCCACTGTTCATGATAATAGCCAGTCTGGGAgag CTGGGtgtctttatttattactgtgtAAAACTGAAAGAGCTGAGTGCTTCTCTTCCCGTTCCCATTGACAGTTCCCTCATCTACAACCCTTATCGTCGCAAAGAGGCCTGGAGGTTCATCACATACATGCTTGTTCATGCTGG GGCTGTTCACATCTTCTTCAACATAATGATTCAGTTGTTGCTGGGAGTTCCTCTGGAGATGGTACATAAGTGGTGGAGAGTGGGTCTTCTGTATTTTGCTGGTGGACTGGCGG GATCTCTGGCTTCGTCACTGTCTGATCCTGATACATATCTGGCTGGAGCTTCTGGTGGCGTGTATGCCCTCATAGCTGCACATCTGGCTAATGTTATCATA AATTTTAAGGAAATGGAATTTGCCTGGCTTCGACTggtgactttgtttgtttttagtggcAGTGATATCGGGATTGCCCTCTACTACCGTTACTATGGCAAGGAGGAAAGTCGCACAAGCTATGCTTCACACTTTGGGGGTGCGTTAGCAGGACTCCTTCTGGGGGTAATAACTctaaaaaatctgaaaatataCAGTTGGGAGAAGAAACTTGGTTGGGTAATGTTCTCCATTTATGTGGGTCTTTTAGTTTTTGCCATTCTTTGGAacgtgttttattataattattttcctatGCAGGATTCTAcaaaatga